The Oscillospiraceae bacterium genome contains the following window.
AATACACACCGCAAGGGTGACGACCCAGGTCAGCCAGATGTTTCTGCGCAGCGCCCGCTGCAGCAGCGGGAACAGCAGATACAAAAACAGGATGCTGCCGAGGAACCACTCTCCCACGCAGGCAAAATCCATACCGACCCAGCCCGCTGCCACGGCAAAGTTATCCAACCCAAGGAAGGTCAGCACCAGCGTGATCGTCTTTGCCCCGGCAAAGCTGCCCGGCCTTGTCACAAACCTCCAGCTGAACACAACGAACCATGCCAGCCAAAAGAGCGGGTAGACCGCCCCGGCACGCTTTTTGTAGAACTGCGCAGGGCTTTGATTTTCCGGGACCGTCAGCGCCAGCGAAGCGCCCGACACGATAAAGAACAGCGTGGAGCCGAAATCCCCCAGATAGATGCCCAGTGGCAGCGTGCTGGTAAACAGCTTATGCGGCAGGGTGAAATACCCCGTGACCGTGGCGTTGAAATGCACGGTCAGGATGCAGCCCAGCGCCACGGCACGGACCAGATCCAGATAAAAAAGGCGTTGCTTTTTGATGGGTGTTCTCCCCTTTTACTTTGTTTGCAGCCGATGCTTGATCAGACGCCCAAGCTGCTTTGCCACAGCGGCCGGCTGTGCAGCCGCTGTTTCATACACATTGAGAATGTCAGCGCGCGCCACAGCCTGAGCCGCTGTTTCAAAGCTGGCGGCGTATGCGCCGTTTGCTTGTGCGATCAGGGCCAGCCGCCAGGCGTCATGCTGGTTTTTGCAGTCCGGAATGCCCTGCGGGAAGGCAGACTCCCGCACCAGCATCCAGCCGCAGTTGGGTGCCGGCAGAGGCTCCTCACCGACAGGGACCTTCGCCTGACTTTGCAGGCTTTCTTTCTCCGCCAGCCATTGGCGGCGCTGCGCCGCAGCACAGCCCGCGTACAGCGGCACAGAGGGGCTGAGGATGCCGAGCAGCGGCTGCTTTTCAAACCAGATGGCAGCCTGCTCCATCAGCGCATCCGCCTGTGCGGCTGCCTGCCGGGTATACCAGTCGGTTACCGGGTCTGTCTTTGGCAGCGCATAGCGGATCAGCCGCAGCCCCAGCACAGCCGGGTCAGCCTGCGTTTGGGTAGGCATCCCAACGACATAGCGCCAGTGCAGGTTTTTGGACAGCGCCGCCAGCGGCTGGGTCTTAAGCAGCGACACGAGCAGAAGATCCAGCGGGAAACTGGTTTTTTCATGGAGATAGGCGCACAGCTCCCGCGCCGCCATGCCGTCTGTGCGGCGCAGCTCATCCCCGTAGGGCGTGAACAGACTGCGCCGCTTGAAGAACGGACAGCCGCGCTTTTCCAGCAGCTCCCGTGGGCAGGCCATGATCGGGTTGACAAAGACGCCCCTCATATCCTCCGTCTGCACATAGGTATCCCATGTATACCCCTTGGCGGCAAAATAAGGCGTGAACCGCGTTTCATGGCGGATAACGGACTCCTCGTAGCTTTTTGGCAGGGGCATTTCCTGCCAGTAGCGCCAGAAATCATCGCCGGTGAAAAGCCGGGGCCGCAGCGCGAGGAAATGGGACTGGATATGCTCCGGCACATTCCCGCCGAAGCGCGGGCTTTTCATTGCATAGTGACGGGTCAGGCCCCAGAAGTCCAGCGCCGGGCGTGCCTGCATTGCCTCAAACATCGGCCGCAGCTCACAGACCGGGCCTGCCAGCGTGTAGTTCATGAGGATGATCTCCTCATATTCCGCCAGTGCCTCCCGGCCGATGGTGAGCAGTGCCTCCCGGTAAGCCCCCACATCAAAGCCGGTGTTTTCCCGCTCTATGCAGCCCGCGCCGGACTGGCGCACCCACACCCGGTCCGCCGGGGCCAGCGCACCGTTTGTGACAAAGATGACCTTGCCATATTTCTGCACTGCCTGCACGGCAATACGGCAGGCAGTGTCAATACAGCCCGCCGGGTCATAATGGAAGTAGATGACCAGTCGTTTCATGGCAGATCAGTCCTCATAGGGGCCCTCATGCGGGCCGAAAATCGCGCGCTTTGTATTGATGATGACCCGGTAGGAGCCGCCGGGCAGATTGTCCCGCAGCCAGTTCCGGGCATGGCGGCGCTTGCTGTCAGAATACGGGCCGTAGTGGCTGAACAGATGGTGGCGTTTGTAGGCAAACCCTACCGCCGAGCTGGACGCCCCATAGAAGGTCGTGCAGTCAAAGACGCGGGCCAGCGGGCGGATCATGGCAGATGCGTAGGCCTGCATCGTATCGTTGTGGGTGACGGCATAGCTTTTGCTCATGACAACGGCCGGGTAGTAGCCTGCGCTCTGGGCCACAAACGGGTAGATGCGCTCGATGGCATGACTGATCGTACCGTCCTGCGGCAGCGGCTCCGGCGGGAAGTCAGTATGCTTCCAACCGTGGTCAAACAGCGGCGCGAGCGCCCGCGGGCGGAACCAGAACACACTGCCGTAGGGCGCAATGGGCGATTTTTCACCCGAGATGGGTACATCCAGTCCCAGATCCTTCATCAGCTTCTTCGTATTTTCAAAGTTCGGGCCCCAGCCGCCGGAGCACATATTCATAAAATACAGTCCGTGGGTCGGGTACGGCGGGCAAAGGATACCGAGGTAAGGGTCCTTCTCAAACTCGCACAGAACATTCAGCACATGCGCCGAATTTTTGCAGACATTCTCATTGCAGACATAGCCGAAGCCAGCACCCACGCTGCCGGGCTTTGTCTGGACGGCTTTTTTATCATGCATAAAGCAGGCGTAATCATATTCCCGCAGCTGCGGGGCCAGATCACAGAGGAAGGCTGCCACATCGCGGCCCTGATTCTCCACCACAGTCACGGTAACGCTGTGTACCGGCAGGCCGGCAAAGGCCGCCTCGATCTGCGGCTTTTTATCGGCGCTGCTCGTTGTGATAAAGACATCGGTCTGTGGCGGGAATTTGGCGGCAAAGGCCCTGCTCTGGCCGAGCATATCCATAAAATACAGATGCATGGCCAGCGCGATGCGGCGGTTTTGGCAAAGGCTCTGCGCCGCAGCGGCATCCTGCACGGTCGGTTCAATGATGCGGGTCAGCGCCAGATTCCGTGTGAAATCGTGGGGGTGCATCGTCCGGATCATATTCTTCCAGATCAGCTCCAGCGGGTAGTCCGTCTCATCGCGCAGATAGTCATACAGCTCCTGCACCGGCTCGCCTGCGGTATCGTTGAGGTAGGCCTCCAGCTCATGCATAAAGCTGCGGCGCTTGAAAAGCGGGCATTTTTTTTCGCGCAGCAACAGCGTCGGGCAGACCAGCAGCGGGTAGTCGGTAAACTCCTTCAGGTCGTCGGTCTTGACATAGACATCCCACTTAAAGCCCTTGTCCCCGAACTGCTTGGTGAACACAGCCTCATACCGCTGCACCGAGTCGGTGTAGCTTTCGATCATCGGCATCGTATCCCAATAGGCCTGCAGCTCCGGGTTCTGCACAAAGCGCTTGCGGTAGACAATGAAATGGGACTGGATATGCACCGGCAGATAGTTGTAAAGATGCTTGCCCTTGAAAGGGTTTGACTTTGCGCCGTGGTGTACGGAAAGGCCCCAGAAATCCAGATCCTGATTTTCCCACATGGCCTCGAACATCTCCCGCAGCGGGCGCACGGGGCCCATAAGGGTCGAGTTTGTCATGACGATCTCGTCATATTCCGACAGCTTCTCCCAGCCGTAGAAGTCAAGCGCCGTCTTGTAGGCCCATACATCAAGCCCCTTGTTTTCCCGCACGATGATCGTATCGGTGAACTGCTCAAAAGCGGCGCGCCCCTGCGCGCTGAGCTTGCCGTTGCAGACAACGACCAGCTCGGTCAGGTTCTTATGCAGATCTGCGAGATAGTAGGTGATGAAATCATCCACATCGCCGTTTTTTTCGTAGAAGAAAAAGATGCCTAATCGTTTCATTGCTGTTCCTTTTTATCCATGGCCAGAATCTGGTTGATTTTTGCCGGGTCACCCCAGGTGCCCGGGCTGTCGTAGGGGCGGTCCGGGAATGCACCGTAGTCGAGCCTGATCTTATAGTTTTTGTCCCGCAGGAATTTTTCCACACGGTCTGCCAGGCTCATGGGCTTGCCGGTGCATACATTGATGATGCCGTTGATCCGGTCCTGCACGCTGGCAGCCACGATCATATTGGCAAGTTCATCCACATCAATAAAGTCGTAAAGATTGCTGCCGCTCGTGAACGGGAAGGTCGCCTTGCCGTCCTGCTCTGCCTGCGTGATCTTGGCAAAGATCGAGCTGCCGTGGGCCTCATCCCCCGTGATATAGTACGCGCGCAGCCAGTGAAGCCTGCAGGGGGAATCCGCAAGGCTGAGCATCAGGCTCTGGCGCAGGGCGTTTTTCGCAATGCCGTACTGGCTCTGCGGCTTGCAGGGGGTGCTTTCGTTGATGGCACCCTCCCAGTAGCCGACCTCATGCATCGTGCCCATAACGCTCAGCCCCTGCAGACCGCCCTCCACCAGCGTGTTGAGAAAGGTCACATGGCTGGACAGATCCTTCATGTGGGCAGCAGAATTGTGGCGGAAGCCGTCGCGCCACGCCAGATGGATGCAGATGTCCGGGCTGCCCAGCTTCTTGTACAGATCAGGATCCCCGCTGAACAGCGGCTCATCACAGAATTCTGCACGCTCATCCACGCCCTTGAAGTTGAAATCCGCCGCAATGACACGATAGCCGCGGTCAAGGGCATTCTTTACAACATGACGGCCGATATACCCCGCCGCGCCGGTAATAAGAATCGTTTTCATAGCTGTTCCTCTCTGACCGGCAGCAGATCATACAGTCTCTGCAGCCGCATCTGGTATAAAAGCAGTGCCACGGTCTGTTTTTTATTGTGCCCTGCATCGTGTAAAATGTCAACCATCCCGCCGGGATAAGGGCCCAGCACCTGCCGCAGCGTCTGCCAGGCGCGGCGGCGGATGGCGCCGGGGGCGTGGGCGTCCCGCAGCTGGTGCATCAAAAATGTGACTGCCTGAGCGCGGCGATCCTTCCAGACGACCTGCAGTTCATCGGCGTCACACCAGCGCTGGGCGGCGTGAAATTCCGCTTCCATCCATGGCTCCAGTGCCCGGATGCGCCCCAGCAGCGCCTGGGCTGACCGCGCACAGGAGGTGCTTTGCATGCCTTCAAAATGGCGGTAGACCACCTGCGGGATATAGACCGCTTTGCTGATGCGCCGGTAGGCGGCGGCATTGAAAACGAAATCCTCCAGCCCGAAGCTGCATCGCTCATTGAAGCGCAGCCCCAGCAGCGCGGTGCGGCGGTAGAGGGCGTTCCAGACAAACTGCGGGCCGCTGTTTGTCAAAAAGGAGCCGTAGCCGCCGCTGCCAAGCTCGATTGTGCAGGCCTGCCCGGCAGGATGCGGCTGCTGGACCATTGTCCCGTCAGGGCGCTGGCGCAGCAGCTCATAGCCGCCGCGCACGATGTCCGCATGGGTATCCTCCGCCGTCTGCAGCAGCAGCTTGAGCGCCCCCTGCCAGAGCAGGTCATCATCATCGCAGAAGGTCAGGAATTCTCCGCTTGCTGCCTCCAGCCCGCGGTTGCGGGCCGCACAGATCCCGGCGTTTTTTTGGGTTATGACATGGATGCATTGGTTTTCGCTGGCCAGCGCATGGCATATTTTGTCCGTTGCATCCGTAGAGCCATCGTTGACGATGATGATCTCCAGCCCCGGCACCTGCTGCGAAAGGATCGACTCGACTGCGGTGCGCAGCGTCGTCTCGGCGTTGTACGCCGGGACGATCACACTGAGCTTTGCCATGACGCTGCCCTCCCTTCGCAGTTACTTTTTGAGCTTCTGATAGATTTTCCCGTAGGGCAGCGGCAACGGAGCCAGCCGCTTTAAAAAGCCGATCTTCCACCGCGCCGTGCCAAGGTCGCGCCCGGCGGCTGCAGGGTGGGTCAGGTAATACCCCACGCTGCGGGGTGCTGCCAGCGGGTAGATACCGCCGTCCTCAACGGTCAAGTCCCCGAGCAGTTTCACCTGTAAAGCAGTGGGGCTTTCCACCAATCGCAAAAACGGGGCGATTGCGCGCTGCGGCTCTATCGCCTGCCCGTTCAGCACGCTATGCTGCCACCCTTGCGCAAAATAGAGCACACCGCGCTGCAGCTCTGCCAATAACGGCTCGGCTGGCTGGGCGTCGGTATTGACGCGAAAGCCCGCAGGCGTTTTCGTATAGCTGAGGGTCGCCCCGACATCCTGCGAGAGCAGGCGCTCCAAAAGGGGCTGCCCTGCCCAGTAGATGCGCGGCGCCGGGGCACCGTCAAAGAGAAACACCTCGGTGCGCGCCGCACTGAACCGGCTGCGCAGCCGGTCATCCGCCGAGAGCTGCATCCCGTGCAGCTCCGTCCCAAGCAGCTTTTCAAGCAGCAGCTGGGTCGTACCGCCGCTGCCGATGTCCACAAGAATATCCCCCGCCCGCAGCTGTTTGCTCTGCAGGTAACCCATGACTGTATCGGCCGTTTCGGGGCGCGGCAGCTTTGCCAAAAACGCATACAGTGCTTCTGTGTCCGGCGTCTTGAGGTCGAAAACGCTTTCAGCCTCGCTATCCGGGCAGATGGTGCCGCAGTACGCGGCAAGCTGCGCGCCGGTCAGCCGTTGGCGCGGCAGCGCCGCCAGCACGCACGCATACTCTCCCTCTGCCAGAAACGCCGGGGCCAGACTGCGGCGGGAAACCTGCAGATACTCGGTCTTTTCCTCGGGGTAAAGCAGGCCGTAGACCTCCCGCATCAGATACATATCCCGCGCGAGGAAATAAAGCCTTGCGGCCGGGCATGCAGCCCGCCGGTCATGCAGCCAGTGACAAAATGCCACGGCAAGCGGCCCCAGCACTGAAAATCCCAGTGCCTGCCCGCCCGGCTGCAGTGCGGGCAGACGGTTTTCCGCAAAGGCGGCCACGGCATCCGCAGGCTGCGGCGGCGTTGGCAGATGCCAGGCCGGAATACCGGCCAGCGCCGCACCGGCCACATCTGCCCGCCAGCTGTCCCCG
Protein-coding sequences here:
- a CDS encoding rhamnan synthesis F family protein; this translates as MKRLVIYFHYDPAGCIDTACRIAVQAVQKYGKVIFVTNGALAPADRVWVRQSGAGCIERENTGFDVGAYREALLTIGREALAEYEEIILMNYTLAGPVCELRPMFEAMQARPALDFWGLTRHYAMKSPRFGGNVPEHIQSHFLALRPRLFTGDDFWRYWQEMPLPKSYEESVIRHETRFTPYFAAKGYTWDTYVQTEDMRGVFVNPIMACPRELLEKRGCPFFKRRSLFTPYGDELRRTDGMAARELCAYLHEKTSFPLDLLLVSLLKTQPLAALSKNLHWRYVVGMPTQTQADPAVLGLRLIRYALPKTDPVTDWYTRQAAAQADALMEQAAIWFEKQPLLGILSPSVPLYAGCAAAQRRQWLAEKESLQSQAKVPVGEEPLPAPNCGWMLVRESAFPQGIPDCKNQHDAWRLALIAQANGAYAASFETAAQAVARADILNVYETAAAQPAAVAKQLGRLIKHRLQTK
- a CDS encoding NAD(P)-dependent oxidoreductase — its product is MKTILITGAAGYIGRHVVKNALDRGYRVIAADFNFKGVDERAEFCDEPLFSGDPDLYKKLGSPDICIHLAWRDGFRHNSAAHMKDLSSHVTFLNTLVEGGLQGLSVMGTMHEVGYWEGAINESTPCKPQSQYGIAKNALRQSLMLSLADSPCRLHWLRAYYITGDEAHGSSIFAKITQAEQDGKATFPFTSGSNLYDFIDVDELANMIVAASVQDRINGIINVCTGKPMSLADRVEKFLRDKNYKIRLDYGAFPDRPYDSPGTWGDPAKINQILAMDKKEQQ
- a CDS encoding acyltransferase family protein → MALGCILTVHFNATVTGYFTLPHKLFTSTLPLGIYLGDFGSTLFFIVSGASLALTVPENQSPAQFYKKRAGAVYPLFWLAWFVVFSWRFVTRPGSFAGAKTITLVLTFLGLDNFAVAAGWVGMDFACVGEWFLGSILFLYLLFPLLQRALRRNIWLTWVVTLAVCIPIHLLGWDARLVAVHIPEFLFGMTFLIMPKRAQYILPAALLAGAAAARSLDGKITCALAGAAVFILLALAAPLLDRPWPRVLGAQLAKISYAVFLVHHVLIQDMAAHFDLAALSRRDTAFLYVVYLAAAFAAAEALLWLQKTLRRAFAALRPV
- a CDS encoding rhamnan synthesis F family protein, encoding MKRLGIFFFYEKNGDVDDFITYYLADLHKNLTELVVVCNGKLSAQGRAAFEQFTDTIIVRENKGLDVWAYKTALDFYGWEKLSEYDEIVMTNSTLMGPVRPLREMFEAMWENQDLDFWGLSVHHGAKSNPFKGKHLYNYLPVHIQSHFIVYRKRFVQNPELQAYWDTMPMIESYTDSVQRYEAVFTKQFGDKGFKWDVYVKTDDLKEFTDYPLLVCPTLLLREKKCPLFKRRSFMHELEAYLNDTAGEPVQELYDYLRDETDYPLELIWKNMIRTMHPHDFTRNLALTRIIEPTVQDAAAAQSLCQNRRIALAMHLYFMDMLGQSRAFAAKFPPQTDVFITTSSADKKPQIEAAFAGLPVHSVTVTVVENQGRDVAAFLCDLAPQLREYDYACFMHDKKAVQTKPGSVGAGFGYVCNENVCKNSAHVLNVLCEFEKDPYLGILCPPYPTHGLYFMNMCSGGWGPNFENTKKLMKDLGLDVPISGEKSPIAPYGSVFWFRPRALAPLFDHGWKHTDFPPEPLPQDGTISHAIERIYPFVAQSAGYYPAVVMSKSYAVTHNDTMQAYASAMIRPLARVFDCTTFYGASSSAVGFAYKRHHLFSHYGPYSDSKRRHARNWLRDNLPGGSYRVIINTKRAIFGPHEGPYED
- a CDS encoding glycosyltransferase, yielding MAKLSVIVPAYNAETTLRTAVESILSQQVPGLEIIIVNDGSTDATDKICHALASENQCIHVITQKNAGICAARNRGLEAASGEFLTFCDDDDLLWQGALKLLLQTAEDTHADIVRGGYELLRQRPDGTMVQQPHPAGQACTIELGSGGYGSFLTNSGPQFVWNALYRRTALLGLRFNERCSFGLEDFVFNAAAYRRISKAVYIPQVVYRHFEGMQSTSCARSAQALLGRIRALEPWMEAEFHAAQRWCDADELQVVWKDRRAQAVTFLMHQLRDAHAPGAIRRRAWQTLRQVLGPYPGGMVDILHDAGHNKKQTVALLLYQMRLQRLYDLLPVREEQL